The nucleotide window TTTCCGTGGAGGAGCCCATCGCGAACTCGTCCATGTTCAGGCGGCCGAAGGGGATTGCTCCGGCAGCGCGGAGCTTCTTGATTACCGTCGCGTCGTAGGGAGAGACGTAGTTCTCCGAGAGGAACTTCGAGCCGCAGGTGCAGGGCTGGCCGAGGACATTCATGTTGTCCTTGATCGCGATCGGGATGCCGCCGAGAGGCAACGAGAGATCGACGGTGGCGGCCTCCGCCTTGGCGGCGGCGAGATCGTGGGAGAGATAAGCGCCGATCTGGCCATCCCCGGCCGAGATTTTCGCGGCGAGATCGTCGAGGAGCGCTTCCGGGGTGACGGCACCGCTGCGGAGCTGTTCGCGGAGAGAAAGAAGGGACATGGGATCGATCAGGCTTCGGCGATGACTTTCGGGACGCGGATCTGGTGCTGGGCCTGCTCCGGGGCGTTCCGCAGCACGGCTTCGCGGTCGAGGCTTTCGTGGGGGACATCCTCGCGCATGCGGTCGAACACAGGAGCCGGGTAGGACGTGGGCTCGATGCCGGAGACATCCAGCTTCGAAATCGCATCCACGTAGCCGAGGATGTCCTCAAGCTGACCCCTGAAAACGGCGGTCTCTTCCTCGCTCAGCTCCAGCCGGGCGAGGTTGGCGATGTTCCGCAGGGTGCGGTCATCGATGTGCGTGTTCGACATGGCGGGGAGAGTCCAGAGCCGGGCCGGACGTGGCAAGACTCAACCGCCGTGAGAAGATGGATTGCGCCCCGCGGGAATGACCCTCTAGGGTCCGCCCATGCACCCTTCGCGCTGGCTTCCGCTCGTTCCGATCGTCCTCGCCGCTCCGGCCCATGCCGGCAGCCCGGCGGAAGCCGCCCGCATCCGCCAGGAATTCACCCTCCGCAACGAGCGTTGGGAGCTCCAGATCAAGGCCACTGCGGACGCCACCGCCCGTCAGGCGCTGTGGAAGGAAAAACCAAATCCCCAGGAATACGCCCTCCAGATGTGGAACTGCCTGCGCCCGTCGCTGGCGGAAGACTGGACCCTCGAGCCTGGCGCGTGGCTGCTGCGAATCACTCCCGCGCAAGCCCTCGCTCCGGCCCCCGCCGACATCGACACTGTCAACGCCAACCCTGACCGGAAAGGTCCCCGTTCCCCCTTGGCCGAGGCAGTGCTGAAGATCCGCGAAACGGTCGAGAAATACCACCTCCGCAGCCCGAAGCTGGCTCCGATGTGCCTCGCCCTCGTTTCCGCCCGCGATCCCGGTGCGCTGTCGCTGCTTCAGAAAATCGAAGCCCAGAACCCGGACCCGAAAGTCCAGGGCGTGGCCGCGCTCGGCCAGGCGATGATCCTCAAGGGCATCGGTGACGATGCCGACGTGATGAAAAAGCGCCTCACCCTGCTTCGCAAAGCCATCGTCAATGCCGGCGAT belongs to Luteolibacter ambystomatis and includes:
- the gatC gene encoding Asp-tRNA(Asn)/Glu-tRNA(Gln) amidotransferase subunit GatC; this encodes MSNTHIDDRTLRNIANLARLELSEEETAVFRGQLEDILGYVDAISKLDVSGIEPTSYPAPVFDRMREDVPHESLDREAVLRNAPEQAQHQIRVPKVIAEA
- a CDS encoding peroxiredoxin family protein produces the protein MHPSRWLPLVPIVLAAPAHAGSPAEAARIRQEFTLRNERWELQIKATADATARQALWKEKPNPQEYALQMWNCLRPSLAEDWTLEPGAWLLRITPAQALAPAPADIDTVNANPDRKGPRSPLAEAVLKIRETVEKYHLRSPKLAPMCLALVSARDPGALSLLQKIEAQNPDPKVQGVAALGQAMILKGIGDDADVMKKRLTLLRKAIVNAGDQEVDGVSISHLAEDELYIILHLSKGREAPDLDGADSAGKQIRLSDYKGKVVVLLFWNSGSTDDLDHLLELTGSMQKKFANKPFALIGVNNDPLKTLRDLQQIEGSKVTWPNYSDPTDKLAKEYRVGTRPLAYVLGPDRTIQYFGAPGSFVELAVEALLSEGMKPPSPR